The Capsicum annuum cultivar UCD-10X-F1 chromosome 3, UCD10Xv1.1, whole genome shotgun sequence genomic sequence GTTTTGTAAACAAAAACTCTAAAAAGAACTCATAAAACCTATTTTTCGAACTTTTAATTCTATATTTAAGTTGGAAGCTGAAGTCATGGGTCAATTTGATTAACAAACATTGTTTATAAGAGATATtttttagacattatttcagAAACGTAATCTTGCTGCATATCCTGAAGGAGAAGGGGGCCAGGGTTCGGCTATCTGAGAAGTGCTAATTCAATTTGGTATAAATGTCAGGAGATATGAAAGCGATTTACGATTATTCCAATTTTGGCAGCCAAATACTGGGCTTTTTATACTTGGCCCGCAAGAAGGTGGGCTCACAAACTAACTTTAATGGACCTTACAATATAAAGAGGTAAATCAATGTAGGAATTTTTACCTAGCAAGTGAAAGTATAGATTTGCCCTAGCTTCTAGAAGGTCAAAAGTACTTATTTTAAAAAGTGAGGTATTTGATCaagcttttagaaaaaataaatgcTTCGGGGAGTAGAATAAGTTATTTTCGGAAGTCAATTAAAGGAAATGACTAAATTTGCCCGTTGCTTTTTCTTTTGCATCAGAATTTTCTTCTTCGTCGAAGCTCTCTCTCATGGGCCATGACTTCTACAACAATAACATTTTACTATAACTGTTTAATTTTTTCTCAACAACTTATTTTTCATGTTACAATTTACTTCGGTCAAATCCATCGACAGCCCTCTgaacttggcacgatctttcacttaggcaccccaagtggacgttgttcacttttgacacctcatgtagccataaagtgtgtcattttggcactttttgctgaatcagcaaagAGAGTATATTACACTCGCTTTTAAGCGCGTTTGAGgagtatttttataaattttcagGGGTATTTTCGTAATTTTACATCTTCTCTCCCACATTGTCTTCTCCACACCTATTTTTTAgcttaacctccattaatggaggtgaAATCAACACACAAAATAAATTTCACTCCATTAACAAAATACTCACTCTATTAACTAATACACACCATAAACACCAAATAATACTCCTTCTATTAATCAACGGAACACACCTTCTAATCTCAATTCTCCACCATTACATCATAAACACACTAACAACAACCCAATGACAATCAAGATTCATTACACATTATAGCAATAAATCAAGGCTCAATATAAGTAATTTCTCACTCCGTTCAATAAATAAAGATGttattcaaacttttttttcCATCCCCGTCTCCATCCATTAGTTTTccagtatttttttctttttcttaacacAATTAATTTTTACTCCTTTAATTCTTGAAGGTCAAGCTCACAATATCATGTTTATCATGTTTTTACTCTTTCTTGCTTCATTATTGTGTAATTGGAgacttgcatttttttttttcagttccaTATTCTTTTTCTTGCTCCTTCCACTTCCAGCTTCACTCCTTCCCATGTCTCTCAAATCATTCTTCAACTTCACTGTATCTAAAATTCCCATTCTCTCCTTTTCATGCATCTAAAATTCTAGTTCCAAGCAATTCCCATtcgtatttatattttctttcgttaatttattttctaattgAACACTAACCTCATCTTTTTTCGTATTTTTCATCATGTATTTGAAATTCGTGAAGCTATTAATGTAGGTCTATTATTGTTAGAGAATGAGGAGGTatgtttatcattattgaaaagttcaatctccattaatggaggtttaAGCTAAAAGAAAGTTGGGTGGAGAAGATAATTTGGGAGGGTGGGGAGCGGGCCGGGGggcttttttgtaattatttagagAATAAAATATGTGTAATTAATTCATTGGATGTAATTGCCATGTATTTTggcattttttttaaataaacttattttgtgtatatataatgATGTGGCAATGTAAAATTAGATGGCACAAATTAATTGGTTGGGTAATTCACGTTGACAGCGAGTGTGACCCACGCACCAGAGCTGATGTCGAAAGGcgtcaaagtgacacactttatggCTATTTGAGGTGCAAAAAgtgaacaatgtccacttgaggtgcctaagtgaaagttcGTACCAAGTTTAGGAGGCCACCGATGGATTTGACCTTTTACTTCACTATAACAACAATGTCATTCATTACTAAAGTACCCTCTTTATAAAATTAACCCTTTATTACGATCATACAAATATATTATGTCATAATATTATGTacgaaatatataataaatataaaatattagtaATCATCACTAATATCACGTGAACTGAAATTTCAAGCATGAAAATCTAAAAGTAAGAAAGTGTTTTTAAATTGTGTCCATTAGCTATAATTGTAACTTCACGAGAAAAGAGCTACTGATGTTTGTGTTTTCTACATTCATAGTTTTTCTATTTCAGTGGTTAAATTTGATaaacaaatatatacacattCCTGCTTCTTGGTACATTAAATCATTAAAACTAGTTTTTTTTGAGTACTCTTATTTATAACAACCAAACGAGATGTAAACGTCAactattatacatatatataggaccTCTCTATAGAGGCTATGAAATTTCCAGACAAATGCTGACACTATTGTTTGACTGTATTCTATATGCATGTAAATATATACAATTATTATACACATGACATACGATAATATATATCCACACTACCAACCACTCCAAGATATACACATATCATACACACAACATATAGTAATTTGCATCAACATGTAGTTTCTTTACCCCTTTCTAGGAGCTCCCACTCCTTTTTACTCTGTTGGTGACTGGAACTTACAAGTTACAACTTTCGAGTTGGAAGTGAGAGGTGCTTACCATCCGAGAAACTCCTCTTGTCATTGTTATGTCTTTGTATATTATATATCATATGCATGTCATTGTTTATATAGTGATTAATGTAATTTTGGATACAATTATCAACTTATGATGACCCCAAATCGATGCCAATATTTATCCACATCGCCCTAATAAATCCTTTTCCTTTTGGGCCTCAAATTTCCTAACCAGGATAACTCTTGGCATACAAAACACAAAATTACAACTTACAATAGCACAAACATTTACAAAATTTACATGTCCCCATCATGGGACATTTAGTAAGTTATTACAAGTTATTCTTAGTTTTATCTATTAGTTTATGACTAATTAATACAACCTATTGGAAACATAGTTCTGCAAAATTGAATCCTTGACAGCTGATCAAATCTAAGATTGCTTGATGCAatgtttgattttgaagatattcACACCAATAATATGTGGAAGTATATATAAATGATTCCACCTCTTCATCTTTCACCACCTATACTGTCACACAATATATTTCATGAGTTTCATTACACTAATATTATAAACTAAATCgacaataatcaaatcgataaatGTATATTATTTTGCTTGACTTGATCTTCCTAATTAAAAATCCGATTGAATgggtttgattttgattttaactaaaaattGACCCATGAAAACCCCTAATTTTAGCACTATAATGAGTTTAATACTAAGAATTTTAAACTTGAATTCattgaatttaaatcatgaatctaCCAGTAATCTCAAAAAAGTAATCTTTGGTTATTGGATTAATGACTCGTCCTGCTCAAATTCAGCGTAACTCGCCCATTTGAGATCATACTGTCGATGTGTTTCAACTCGCTACATTGTAATTTGCCTTATTTTCTAGACGACTTCTACAAAAAGTTACTTAATACTACCACTGTCCCAATATATGCGACACTTTTCCTTCTAGTcaattctaaaagaaaaatatacttactaacaatttaattttgaaatgacCACTTAAAACGATAATGGGGTCATTTGCCTCGCAAATATCTATGAAGACTTGcattttttctctaattattgAACTTCGCACCCAATCAAACGCTATCGCATAAATTGAGAGAGTGAGATTAAAAAAGAAACATGTGAAGGGTTGTTGGAAGAGTACCTTGTTATATGTAGAGGAGAACCTATAGGAGCACATTGGAGAGCTTTATAAAATCTCAAGGTTAATGCATTTGGCCATCAGTACAATAGAGAGGGGTGCACATATCATATGGACTAGTAGTTGATACATGACAAATGGAGGTGAAAATTCTTCCATTGTtgtcatgatgatgatgatgagttgaAGAAGCAACAACCATATTTGAATGATACATAATATTATTGAGCCTTTCATCTTCATGACTAATTGTGTCCTCTTCAATAGTTCCACAAGAATTTGCTTTACTTGCCTCACCAAATTCATCATTTCTTGCAAATCTTCCCCTCACTCTTGGCCTACTATCTGCTAGTGTTTTTCTGCATGCATACTGCATATATAAAGCCCTCCACAGTCAAACTCAGCAAAAGATTGAACTAAAAATAGTCGTTAgatgtataatatatgtataatgagtgtataatatatgtataccGTTATGAAAAAGTAAATAGCAAATTTGTCCAGCTATTCGTGTATAGATCCAAAAAGATGAAGTAGGGTATCACATATTTAAAATGCTCCAACGTCCGCACTACAATCAATTAAAATGCTCTCCAGAGCGATATCTGATGCTAAACTGAAACCAAGATATAGAGAGGGCTGGCCGTTTATTTTGTAGTCATAGAGATACAAAAGCATTCGTATGAGTGGTGCTAATTCCCAGGTTCTTTCTAGTCTCGCTTGGTTTCGAGAGCCTCCCTCTCTCCAGCCCTTACACGTGTTTTGATAGCCATCATCATGGATTTTCTTTCTGTATATCACGAAAAGTACCTCACCCTCAcctttccacatttattatcaTATAGAAGTTCGGGTCTcaataaaacaaaatgaaaaatccggatgaaagaaaaaacaaacaaacaaaaggagagagaaaaagtagaaaaaagggGGAAAGAAGTTCAGTGCTAGAAGTACAATACCCTTCATCGAAAAAATATATAGGGTGTACAAAAATTATACTTCTATCaagttataaaaatatattaaacctTGAATATCGTTAACGAAATTCTTGTTTTCTCAGGTGGTATAAAGATTTTTAGAGGGGAGGGGGATGATGAGAAGGGAATAAAAGTTGAAATAGTAGGAGATGTATACCTTAATTTTTTTGCTGAAATTCCTCtcatttcttttcttcatgtatCTAATTATCTTCTCCCTTCTTTCCTCAACTGAACATCTGCCAGTTTTAGTATGGATAGGATCTTCAAAGCTTGTGATTTCTATGGCCAAAGTGTTGGAACAACCACCACCACTAACCAAATGCTGACTCTCGTTGCTTAGTCCCTTCATAAACAAACAATTGTTTTATGTATCAGTAGTGGAGTCGGAATTTTTattaacaacaatatacccagtgcattctccacatagtggggtctggggagcgtagagtgtacgcaaaccataccactacctccgaagaagtagagaggctgtttccgatagacccccggcttaggaccgataacagtatagcaaatcacaaaacataaatgcgtATAAACTAGTAcattatgcaaaataaactaacaccgatATCCACAAGGTACTATAACAACCATCAGATACTACTAAAAAACTATCTAACCGAAAACGTAGACATCACTCAACacccacgaacaagaaactttagataagaaacttcaaacacaaataaagaaaaactctcaccccctaaccctctaccctaatccgcatcctccacaccttcctatcaatggtcatgtcctttgtcagctataactgctccatatcatgcctaatcacctccctctaatatttcttcggtctacctctatcCTACCTAAAAACATCCATAGCCAGAAACTCACACCTCTGTactggagcatcagagcccctcctcatcacgtgcccgaaccaacgtaatCGCACTTCTCGGATCTTGTCCTCTACCGAAGCCACCCCACCTTcttccgaataatctcattcctcaccctatctttcctggtatggccAGACATCCATCGCAACATACTCATCTtcgccaccttcaacttctggGATGTGAGAGTTTTTAACTGACCAACACTCCGCACCATACAGCATAGCCGATCGGATTGCCCCTCTGTAGAATTTTTATTAAgaagattcaaaatataaaaaaactaacACATGAAAAAATCAAGGAGATTTGTCATGTGGTATATATTAACAAGAATTTGACCTATTTACATAGTGTAATTTCCAGCAAAGGCGTAGCTCCGCCCTTAGCTAAGGGCCGgaaaaattacaataatatacaaaaaaaaaaaaaaaaaggcagcatgatgcactaaagctcccttATGCGCAACATCCAGGGTagggccggaccacaagggtctgtTGTATGCAACCTTGCCCTATATTTCTGTAAGAGGTTGTTTCCACGACTAGAACAGAAGGTTAAATTATTTTCGACATACATATAGTAGATGTTGATTTCTCTTGGCTTTTCTTTGTATGTTTACACCTTTATATTTTGAAATCTATTATACTACACATGAAAGGAGATCAATACCTGAAGCTCACTATTATAGATCCTTGGCAAGGAATCAGGGCAGAAAATCCTACCATTCTCTCCTTGAAAATCCGACTCTTGATTTGGCAATTGGGATCCAAAGAACAAGCCACTATTAGTAGCTGCAGCAAACATTGTTGAAACTTCTGAATTCATTGTGTTATTAAGGTTCCCTTGGAGGTAATTTACCACATTAGGATCAAGAAGTACACaagaaggagaagtagaagtagacGCGAGCCCTCTCATGTAAGGAGGGACAGAGGACAATGATTCGCCTTCGTATGAATGACCTAATGGAGGCCCCATGAGTGTCATTACATGAGGCTGAGGCAGAGAAATATCAGGGCCAGGATGATTGTTAAGAGGAATTATGTCGAATTGTTCCTCTTGTTGTTGTAAGAAATGATCAGGGACAGTGAAGTTCGCGGTTGGTGTGAAGTCTATTGATGCAGAGATGTCATCTTCTGCATCAAATATCATTGACatattgtcgttgttgttgttgtggttgttgttgttgttgtcatcgATGTTAGCAGGGCAGGGGCCAGACCTGCTAACATCGGTAGTCGTGCTGGTTGTTCTTTTTGTGATggtttcatcatttttttcattggTGTTTTGGAATTTGTTTAGGTCAAAATTGgtgttagtattattattatatgaagaTTGTTCATCATAACAACAACCATTTGAGCTAGAAGCAACATCTGAATTTTGTAATTCTGAAAAAAGTTCAgattcacaaaaattcaaaatttgatcatTTAGTGGGCTTGGCATTTCTTCctgccaaaaaataaaaaaaaaccataGTCAAATTTCACTTATTAGTAAGTAGCATCTTTTTACTACTTTTTTCAGAATCATATCGTTACGTATATTGGCAAAAAAAATTCATGCAGACTGCACGGGACTCGAGAGATGCTTAACACTTTACTACGTACAGTTAAAACTCTTTTGGCATCTAAATTGTACAAAAGAGGATATGAATCCAAAGTTGGACAAGCAATGGGAATTTTTGTAGCTCAAAAAGCCTATTATGATAAGCATATGTTACTTGTTTATGAAAGTCATTTTACATAACTTTAGAAACAGAATCATTTTTCACATAGAGAACTTGAACAACAAGCTAGTAAATATTAAAGGCGCAACTTTTCCGCATTCATGCAGGGTCCGAAGAAGGACTGCACCCTAAGGAGTGTGATGTAGAGATagcaaaaatcacaaaaagaaaatataaaaaagatgatGAAATCTTATTAGTCATAAAACCACTTCGTACTACTAATACTTTTTACTAATAATACATGTATTGAAAAAACTTGCAAATAGCTAGTAGAAAAATCATACAATGAATTGAAATGAAGGCACCTACATATACAAATAACTTGTTAATTAGTAGTGATAAAACAGTTAATTTTGCCAATTAATATACAATTAACACAAGGAAAAAGTAATTATGATCTAATTCAAGATCTTGAAAGAAAATCAAAGAGGAGACATTAGACATTCAATTCTCAAAACTCCATTTccataaaacttaaattttgtaaagaaaaaactacaagaattccaaaaaaaaaaaagtgataaataaGAAGTATACATTAAAAAGTTGATGATGTTCTTGAGGATGAAGCATCATATCTTGCAACATTGATGttcttgatttaaatttttttaaaaacttgaaaatttataCCATGCATCATgacaaaggaaaaaattatatatacatgtgattaGCACTTTTTCTGTTACCTTAATGAAACTCATAGTTGTAACCAATGGAAGAGAGAAATCCATGCAACAAAAATAGGATTATTTTTAGGAATGGAAAAAgagagaagatatatatatatatatataggattattatgaaaattttggattattattataACATGTAGGATTGGAGTGGGGTTGGGGGTTGGGTGGGTGGTGTTGTCTAAATGGAAATACAAAGGTACATTTGGTTATATAGGTTCATGGATTGACCTACATTGAAGTCAAACCGAGGTTGTTGGTGGGCCAGTCAATTTGTGGTTACTTTTTGAAATTTCGACACGTGGAGGGatgtctatttgatatttttgattttttttcttattataaaaTGGGAACATAAGATGAAGAAAGTATATAACGCCCTTACGAGATAGTAATAATGAGATAAATTAGCTAAGTTGGCATGAAAGTAGTCATTTGGGTAAATTGATGCCATGATGTTGAATTTTTGTGCCTACCATAAAAGCAATTTTGGCTTACAAGcatttaaaataagtgaattcaAACAAGCACATAATTTACAAGTAGCTATCCGACCAGCTTTCTGGAGAAGTAGCTTACAAAGCAGTCTATAGGTAGCTTCTTCTCGAAGAAACTTACAAGCAGCTTACAAATAGATTAAAAGTAGCTCTGCTACCAACTTCCTGGAGAAGTAATTAGCAAGTAGCTTACAAAGCAGTCTGCAATTTATAACTTCTTCTTGAAGAAACTTATAAGCAACTTACAAATAGCTTGCAAGTAGCTCTAATCAAATTTTTGGAGAGGTAGCTTACAAAGCTGCTTGCAAGTATCTTCGTCTCAAAGAAACTTACAAGCAGCCTACAAAGCAGCCAACAAGTAACTTCTACTTGAAGAAACTTGCAAGTAGCTTACAATAAAGAGCTTGCAAGTGGCTCTTCAactttttggagagatttttatCATAACTTTGACCACTTTAGGGGTGTGTCTGGTACGAAGAAAAatgtatttcatgaaaaatacttttttagaaaatatgttCTTCAACAATATGTGattttcttgcttattttttggTATATGGTTAGTAAGAAAAAAATCTTATCCTAAGAGCATTTAGATATAAGGGAAGTAAACACTTTGATAAGGGACCAACCACTACCTAAGATTCGAGTCCATATTAGAGATGTGACCCAATTCTCGATTCCGACACCTGACTTCCAGTCTCGACTTGATCTGAAACCTAACCTGAGGACTCAATTTCTAACTCAGTCCCAAGACTCGACTCCTAATGGCGATTCGAGACTCAACTTAAAACCCAAGATCCGACATTGACTCCCGACTCGGATCCAACCTAGGTCTCGACTTTCAACCCTAAATTGAGACTCGACCTTGACCCTGAACTTAACTCTCGACCTCCACCCAGAACCCAACCCCCACAAAGACCTCGACTCTCAATACGGAGTCCAAGTCTCTACCCCCGATATGAGACCTGACTCCCAAACTTGATCTGAGACACAAAACCCAAGATTTGACCAAGACCTAAGATCAATACCCAAAACCGACTCTTGAAATCTAACTATGACCCCGACCTTAACCCGAGATCTCGACACCTAACCCCGACTTCTAAAACTATACTCTTGACCCAATTGATACTCACGACCTGATATTCGACCTCGGCTTAAGACCTAACTCTCGACCTCTGATTTACCCGAGACCCAAAGCCTAACCTCGACCCAAGACCCCACTTGCAATCCTAACCTAGCTCGACCCAAGATTGGAGACCTAGGATCTAACCTTAGACTCGACTCCTAATCCCAACCCCAACTTGGGTGTCGATTACCACCAGGAGCCGACCTTCGAACTTGACTCTTAACCATTACTCGAGACCTAAACCCAACTCGACTTTGATTAAAGATCTCGAATCTTGGGAGCTAACTCTCGTCTCTGCCTCGAGTATTCATAATCCTAACTTTAACCTCGACTCCCGACCCCGACCTAGTACCTAACTCAGGATCTTACTATTGACCTGGACGCCGACTCAGGACATGACCCTAATTGAGTGAGAGTGGGAAGTCGGGATCAAGAGTGAGGTTTCAGGTCAAGATCTAGAGTTAGGACTCGGGACTCGGGTGAGAGTCGGGTGATGAGGTTGGAAAAGAGTTTTAAAAGATGTTTTCCTTAATTTATGAAGGAAAATCATTATCCTTTTATTTGAGGAAATACATCTatttgaaaacaatttaaaaaatatttaagctaaccaaatatgagaaaattgaaaaatattttcacgAAAAGATGTTTTTATgagaaataagtaaaaaaaactatactttttttaatatttgataatcaattaaatatcaaatactGTTTCACAATTACTTATATATAATCTAGGCAAATACCATAAGCTAAAGATGAGTCTGCGGGGTGGTGTAGGGTTGAAACGGATACGAAGGCGAGTGAAATACCGCCTCTacttgttttcattattttcacgaaAAACATCCTTTTACTCAATTTTAAAGAATTTGTcttttagagaaaatattttgtaaaaaatttgaCCAGCTGCAcataaaaaaagttcaaaaatattttcatcctTATCAAACACACACTTATTCCACAATAATTTGGTTGTGTGTGTTATACCTATTTGTccacttttacaaaaaaaaaaaaaaaaaaaaNNNNNNNNNNNNNNNNNNNNNNNNNNNNNNNNNNNNNNNNNNNNNNNNNNNNNNNNNNNNNNNNNNNNNNNNNNNNNNNNNNNNNNNNNNNNNNNNNNNNAGAATAATTTTGTGAAAGGGGTATCAATTTTTTAGCATGTATATGTAACTACTATATAGCTTTATTGAATGCATGCTTTTCGAATATTTCTTCAATTGATCTATAGGTGTTTGTGATAAAGTGAAAGTGTTATATTATTACCATCAAATATTGTGATGAAGTGATAAATACTTCTTCATCCTTAATTAAGGGTATCGGATTCGAGCCCCCTGTGTATGGGGTCGTCTTTGGTATGGTGCGCTTTACCCCCCAATCCCATGGTGGGACTTCCTGACGCGAATCCACATTAGTTAGGCTCTAAAATGAGTATCGAACATCGAatcgaatgaaaaataaaaaaagaaagtggTATTATTCAAAGTTTCCTTACGTAGAATATTGGTGGAAAATTTAGTTTAACTTTTGGTTAGGCTAAGAAATTAATATTACCGCCTCATGGTAATTTTTCACTCCGCGATATAATCCGTTACTTATCAATATTTTACTAGATAtagaattcaagaaaaaaaataatttttaaaatttgcgatcataaatatatcattagATAGTCAactaaatctttaatttattatttgtgaagaagaaattgaaacaaaatagTTATTAAACGATGACTTTAGTTTACTATAGAGTCATCAACATATTGTTTTAGTTCGGTAAATATAAAATCTTTTTCCTTAGGATCCTATTAAATAGTTATAGAGAATGTTAACTAAAAAATTCGTTAAAATCCTTAGTTTTTTCCTAGAAGGATTATCTACAAATTAGTCATTCACTTTATTTGtatcaaaccaaaattaaaacacACATAGATGTTATATGTAGAAATTTTTCCCCTCAAATTTTGCCACTTCTTAGACCTATAAATCCACTTATCTCATAAATGAGCCTAATAGAACTAAAGTTTAATGTTCGATTTTGAATTAGAGTCGTTAACAGATAATGAATTGACGTCGATTATAATATAATCTCAAAGTTAATAATAGGGGTCCGATTCCTGCTATTCACTCTATTTTTGAAGCTATAAGAGCATATTATTGAAGATATATAAGAAgtttaaagttaaataatttttaaacattgtataaaaaataacttgttctttttaaaaatgataatatgGATAAAATTGTCAAATGATACGGAACAAAAATCATATTAACTCAACGCTTCATCGTGAAATTTACATGATTAAGGTGAGAATACATGCATTCATTGGATTGTCTATGATTGATATAAAGTTATAAACATAcatcaaaattgaataaatatttacATTCCATGAAACATTATCATGAGAGGAAGCAAAAATGTCAAAGCATAATAAGACATAATAAACATCATCCCTAGGACTAGCATATAAGTTTCTTATTCTTTGATATTATCAGTCTTACAAATAAAAGGTATCAAATTACGTATCTACCTTAAACATCATCTTCATAAGTGTAACATGTTCAATgaatctcaaatattttattttgtggaACCTACGAAAATTCACAGTTGTTATTCTTCGGGTACATAGAGAATAAACTGGCTCTTGTATGTACAATAGCTAGTTCGCAAACCACATGGAAGATCAGATATAAACTGGGTGTTAACTTCTTCAAATTTAAATAGGTTTGTACCATACTAAGGTCTTGTAGTTCAAGATAAAAAGAGACCATCTTAAATAATTCGTTATTCCAAAAGTCTAGCCAACACTTTGGAATAAAATACCTAGTCCTAACTAGGTTACTTTGCATGAAAAATCACCTTTATAGGTAGTGCAGAGTGGCAGGCAAAACACACCCCACCCCCTATTCCCCCTACCCCATCGACATCCAGGAGCGGAGCCAGCCTTTGGATatggggttcatccgaacccttTTTGGctgaaaattatactatataagtatatatatatataactaaaattatttttatgtatatataatagattcGAACCTCCTtcgattagttttttttttaaattttaaaccgCTTTAGTGA encodes the following:
- the LOC107864237 gene encoding zinc finger protein HD1 isoform X2 produces the protein MDFSLPLVTTMSFIKEEMPSPLNDQILNFCESELFSELQNSDVASSSNGCCYDEQSSYNNNTNTNFDLNKFQNTNEKNDETITKRTTSTTTDVSRSGPCPANIDDNNNNNHNNNNDNMSMIFDAEDDISASIDFTPTANFTVPDHFLQQQEEQFDIIPLNNHPGPDISLPQPHVMTLMGPPLGHSYEGESLSSVPPYMRGLASTSTSPSCVLLDPNVVNYLQGNLNNTMNSEVSTMFAAATNSGLFFGSQLPNQESDFQGENGRIFCPDSLPRIYNSELQGLSNESQHLVSGGGCSNTLAIEITSFEDPIHTKTGRCSVEERREKIIRYMKKRNERNFSKKIKYACRKTLADSRPRVRGRFARNDEFGEASKANSCGTIEEDTISHEDERLNNIMYHSNMVVASSTHHHHHDNNGRIFTSICHVSTTSPYDMCTPLYCTDGQMH
- the LOC107864237 gene encoding probable basic-leucine zipper transcription factor E isoform X1 — translated: MLQDMMLHPQEHHQLFNEEMPSPLNDQILNFCESELFSELQNSDVASSSNGCCYDEQSSYNNNTNTNFDLNKFQNTNEKNDETITKRTTSTTTDVSRSGPCPANIDDNNNNNHNNNNDNMSMIFDAEDDISASIDFTPTANFTVPDHFLQQQEEQFDIIPLNNHPGPDISLPQPHVMTLMGPPLGHSYEGESLSSVPPYMRGLASTSTSPSCVLLDPNVVNYLQGNLNNTMNSEVSTMFAAATNSGLFFGSQLPNQESDFQGENGRIFCPDSLPRIYNSELQGLSNESQHLVSGGGCSNTLAIEITSFEDPIHTKTGRCSVEERREKIIRYMKKRNERNFSKKIKYACRKTLADSRPRVRGRFARNDEFGEASKANSCGTIEEDTISHEDERLNNIMYHSNMVVASSTHHHHHDNNGRIFTSICHVSTTSPYDMCTPLYCTDGQMH